In Rutidosis leptorrhynchoides isolate AG116_Rl617_1_P2 unplaced genomic scaffold, CSIRO_AGI_Rlap_v1 contig46, whole genome shotgun sequence, a single genomic region encodes these proteins:
- the LOC139883832 gene encoding GTPase ERA-like, chloroplastic, which produces PGEITKKVQWFEKFTQVDEVIPVSAKFGHGVEDIKDWILSKLPLGPAYYPKDIVSEHPERFFVSEIVREKIFMQYRDEVPYACQVNVISYKTRPTAKDFIQVEILVEKNSQKIILIGKQGKALKTLATAARLDIEDFLQKKVFLEVHASLFSKITCFIKENWRQDEGLLNRFGYGGQIKAQF; this is translated from the exons CCTGGAGAAATTACAAAGAAAGTCCAG TGGTTTGAAAAGTTTACTCAAGTTGACGAGGTCATACCAGTGAGTGCCAAATTTGGTCATGGCGTAGAAGACATTAAGGACTGGATATTATCCAAACTCCCTCTTGGGCCTGCTTATTATCCAAAG GATATTGTTAGCGAGCACCCGGAAAGATTCTTTGTTTCTGAAATCGTCAGAGAGAAGATTTTTATGCAATATCGTGATGAAGTCCCGTATGCATGTCAG GTCAATGTGATAAGCTACAAAACTAGACCGACTGCAAAAGATTTTATACAAGTAGAGATTCTTGTAGAGAAAAATTCTCAGAAAATCATTCTCATTGGCAAG CAAGGAAAAGCTTTGAAAACACTAGCAACAGCAGCTCGACTCGACATAGAAGATTTCTTGCAGAAGAAAGTCTTTCTTGAGGTACACGCTTCCCTTTTTTCTAAAATTACTTGCTTcat TAAAGAGAATTGGCGGCAAGACGAAGGACTTCTTAATCGCTTTGGTTATGGGGGACAAATCAAAGCACAGTTTTGA